A genome region from bacterium includes the following:
- a CDS encoding glycosyltransferase family 4 protein: MKICIVTTIPSPYRTPLFNRINSLLKIHGYELFVVFLAKGYQRRKWTFDASTWNFQYFFLNDPKITTGEVFFSFAFSLLGLLFKLNPDIVVTGGFSVPTIWSTLYCQLNRKKSLIWSGETIDENSTRSYQWIRTLFRRFMVKKSDGFISYGNKSKEYLLSIGASESDIRIAINTVDTQFYSFYSNEKNPDPTVKKIIFVGHLEKRKGIFELIEAFSIIQRKKTNLGFKFELHIIGDGTQAKNLVQFIETKKLANIRLHGFQQSDYIRSLFRSMDILVFPSLTELYGLVPIEGMAAGLPVLVSKYAGISGELHECKYSQMLFDPKNILDFADKMYSVLTVTTLYFTLKMLSRELCEKKFSIKLSANSFTKALVAIDV, from the coding sequence ATGAAAATTTGTATAGTTACAACCATTCCAAGTCCATACAGAACTCCACTTTTCAATCGAATAAACTCATTACTTAAAATTCATGGATACGAACTTTTTGTTGTTTTCTTGGCAAAAGGCTATCAAAGGCGTAAATGGACTTTTGATGCTTCCACGTGGAACTTCCAATATTTTTTTTTGAATGATCCTAAAATAACTACAGGCGAGGTTTTTTTTTCATTTGCATTTTCGCTACTAGGGCTGTTATTCAAACTCAATCCAGATATTGTAGTTACAGGTGGCTTTTCGGTTCCGACAATATGGAGTACACTGTATTGTCAACTCAATAGGAAAAAATCTCTCATCTGGTCGGGAGAGACGATCGATGAAAATTCAACTCGATCGTATCAATGGATAAGGACGCTTTTCAGGCGGTTCATGGTTAAGAAGTCAGACGGGTTCATTTCATATGGAAACAAATCAAAAGAATACTTACTTTCAATTGGTGCAAGCGAATCTGACATACGAATCGCGATCAATACCGTAGATACTCAGTTTTATAGTTTTTATTCCAACGAAAAAAATCCTGATCCAACAGTAAAGAAAATTATATTTGTCGGTCATCTCGAAAAAAGAAAAGGAATTTTTGAATTAATTGAAGCTTTTAGTATTATACAACGCAAAAAAACAAATTTAGGTTTTAAGTTTGAATTACACATCATAGGCGATGGCACCCAAGCCAAAAACTTAGTACAATTTATCGAAACTAAGAAACTGGCCAACATTCGCTTACATGGTTTTCAACAATCCGATTATATTCGCTCATTATTTAGATCCATGGATATCCTTGTGTTTCCATCGCTTACTGAACTGTATGGATTGGTGCCCATAGAGGGTATGGCAGCTGGTTTGCCTGTGCTAGTTTCAAAATATGCTGGCATTTCTGGTGAACTCCACGAATGCAAATACAGTCAAATGCTTTTCGACCCTAAAAATATTCTTGATTTCGCAGACAAAATGTATTCAGTGCTAACAGTAACGACTCTATATTTTACACTGAAGATGTTAAGTCGAGAACTTTGCGAAAAAAAATTTAGCATAAAACTCAGTGCAAACTCTTTTACTAAGGCCTTGGTAGCCATAGATGTTTAG